The Anopheles maculipalpis chromosome 3RL, idAnoMacuDA_375_x, whole genome shotgun sequence genomic sequence GGAATGTGGCCCCGCGCTCGGTGTGGCGGAATGTAGGCTTTGCTGTGCGTCTCCTCACGATAAGACACCCGCGCTAGTCATTACACTATAATTGGGGGATATAAGCACCGTTTGCCCGTATCATCGGCTGGGAGGTGTGTTACACTTGTGCCACCTCAAACGATTGGGTGACATTGGCCGTTtctcttttctattttcactCGAAACATCGGAAACGGTAATCTCCAGCTTTCAGCGCTTGGAAACTGTATCACTGTGCCGCGGGGAAGTAATGATGAAGGAGCACATGAAACAAAGCACGAGCGTGTGGTATTTTGCTTAAAACATATCAAAACAGGGAAACCTTCTGATTTTTCTCACGGCTGCACTTACTTTTAGAAATTGTTGGCCACCGCGGCAGAGTGCGAGACGGAACGCAATATTTCCCAAGTAACAAATTTCGACTGTCTGAAGTGCTGTGCGTCAGTTGTAGCTGAACGCTTTTTTaggtttggttttaatttaagTCATTTAATCGTCCGTTTGTAGCATTTGTATGATGAGtgtttgaagcttttaaaaccaaaaaaaaacaataaaacaaacgcttAAGATTAATAAAAAGCGCAAATTTACACAGAAAATATCAAAGCAGTGACGTATATGAATTTCGATCGTTACTTGATACTTTATGATCACGGCCGCACATACGGAAACAAGCCAAAGCGATACATGTGGGTAACGCCGCGTTCCGACCCGAGAGTGTAACGCTATTCAGACTATTTTGGGCCGGGGCCGCACACAACCGAAAAAGACCGAAATGAACTTCTTTGACTGTTTCGCTGTTCTTGCTGGTTTGAAACCGAAACAAtcaagaaaaaatcaaaaagttTATTTCATCATAAAGTACAGTAGTATGGTTGATAATAgccaaaaaatcgaaaaaactgTTTTACACCAAACCCAGAGAAAAGCATTATTTAATGTAAAATTGCGTAAATGCTTAAGGCTGATAATAAGACATTCCAGATAATAATAGTTAATAATATCCAACAaatcggaaaataataaaaaaaattgcaccacAACCAGGAAAGAGCGTCaaatttgttgtttcatttggATCTGTTTGTTTCgaaccctattgacaaaattaccttaataaccactactaagggtTTTTCAAtgaggcggcccggtggtttaggcgacagtggcgccggtcttcaaacggcaggaccggggttcatatcccattcggaccgtccccccgtagtgaggactgactaaccaactatgtGTTTTCGGCAatccagtaagccatttcgatggctgacatgaccttagaggtcgttaggccaagaagaaggagatgGGGTTTTCAATACAgatttgccttagtagtgcgTTATTTGGCGTTTTTGCAAAGATTTTGTAAATAGCGGATGAAGATTCATTGGTCGTACATCAGTGCCAATTTCTCCGACAAAACGTCTCACACAGTCTATATGCATCTTGGTTATGTGCATTGTCAAGAAGGCCGTTTCATTTGACCAAGGCTTCATACAACGAGCGGTTTTTTGAATTCTAGTTGGAATGTTTACATCTAGTCCTTAGTTGCAGTAGATCATTGATTCCTGAGTTAATTCTAAACCGTACCTTATACTTCGATAATATTATGGGCCTAGAAATCTATCTAAAGTGAAGGTAGCTTTCGTTGGAAGCGATAACattttaatgtatttatttattgattagGTTTAATTCGAGACTCGGCCTGCAGATATCAATTAAAAACAtcatctgcttcttcttcattATTCTGCTCACTTGATGATACAGCGAGTTCCATATTATAATTAGAGTAGATGTTATCGAGAGCCTCTTTCACTTTCCTTAGCTTAGTTACTTCGAACGATACAAGATCAATCTGTTGCTTGAGTTTGGCCATTTGTTCACCAAATGTAGGCTGCTGGGCTGTGGTACTGCTCGCCTTGCTCATTTCATCGTGAACCTCTGTGAACTGGTTGATGTAACCGCAATCCTTCAAGCAAGTGTAGGTCAGCTCAAGGatctttattaaatttaccaTATCCTTTTCGGACCACGGTTCGGTGTGCTGCAAACCTTGAGCTTTCAGGTTATGTATTTTAAGTTGGTCAATCACACTTTTTACATTACAGTAAATTGTTTCCCACTGCGAAGGtatttcctgctgctgctcatcgGATTGTACTGCAGATGAATTGGTTTGAGGTTATTCAGACGTACTAAAGAACAAAACTATAAACTTACTCTTATACATTGTGCTCATTTTATCTTTTAATTCCTTGAGGTTGGAAATGTGACACGAATACTTTGTTTCTGCCatatttaatgaaaatgattCTACAGCACTAGACGaagtaaacaacaaaaacacctattacacacaaaacacaacaaaattcGTTGGACTTGAAAACTGACAGTTCAAGTTGCCCATGTTAGCCCAAGTACCAAATTTTAAAGCGGTAGTTTttggtttcaaaattttgtacagtgattagaataaaatattgcaaaaatataTCATAACTGAAGCACTACGTGAAACCGCCCGAGTAGTTTGGTAGCAAGTTATGGATTGATTTCGTATCGTGCGTGCGCGAAAAGGTGAGCAAAAGTAATTGTCTTCTATAATGATGAAACGTTTTCACGTTAAAGTCAATCGCAATGTCCACCAGTTTTCCATTGTcattcgttgttgttgtgtttttgttaccTTGGCTTCCCACACGAAAGAAACTCATCAAAGTGTGatctttgttgtgttgtgtaaaaTCCAAAGTTTTCCCAATTTCCTACATGGTATTTTATGTGCTGCTTTTCCAAGGTAACGTATGTGGTTGCTGCACATGCCATAACGTATGACGGGTGCATTTATGCACAGTGAATTATAGGagtgaaaatgttttcatcgCACACAGCTGTGCAAAAACAGAGGATATTACCAAATTTGGTCTTGTTCGCGTGTTCTGAAGGGTTCTTTGTTTGTCGATATTGTACATATTGAATTATACAAGCTTACTATCTGTCTTGTCTTAACTAATGCAGATTAGCTAGTTTAAGGAATGAAGGAAACTCTCCTTACGGCTGAATGGATAATCGAAAGTACTTCAATCAGGAAGGCAAGGAGGCGAAAAACTTTTACCACCTGTCGGATGGTGGTGAATCTCTGAGTAAGTAAAGGCTTTCTGATTGTGGGCAAATTTTTCGAATAACATTTCCCACCACAATCTTGATGCAGTTATTAGATGGAGGACCAGTTTGTTAAATTATGTTGGTTATCTTTCCCACAGGAAGTCCCCCAAAGAGACCTCCGATTGGCGTAAGACCACGCTGTTTACAGTCACATGTGTCGCAACGCCAAAAATCATTAACCAAATCGGGACCCCGTGTGCGAAGTGCCTCAACAGGACGTGATAAAAAGTCTGAACTACAGGCACGGTACTGGGCTTTTTTGTTCGGCAACTTAGAGCGATCGGTATGCTTCGGGTTATTATGTGTAGTTTTATAGCATTAGCAACTAAGTATCGGTCTCCCATTTTAGGTTAATGAAATTTATCTAACGGTCGAATGCTACGAGAATTTATCATCATGTAAGGAAGCAATTTTGGTGCTGGAAAATTACATTAGAGATTTCAAAGCTCTTGCCGAATGGTTTAAAGTGTCCTGGGATTATGAGGCTACTCCGTTACCGCAACGCCCCCATTCGTTGGCTTGGGAAGTGCGCAAAAGTAATCCCGTTCCGAGTAAGTAAACAGAGTGTTTCTATAGCAAGGCTTTCGATAAAGCTCTTCTGTTGTGAGCCTGATACAGTGGTCTAGAATTAGTATCGAAACCCCTGCATCTCGGGAATAAAAtacctgtttgtttttttttcgatcttcTAATAACTTCACTTTCATTGTCCCATAAACAGGAGTCCGCAAGCAACTCTCGAGTCCAGGAATGTCAGGCAAATCTAGTCCAAGCTTTTCTGGCAAAAACAGTCCCTGTCCTGTGGCGGAAGAATCGGGACGGATAAGTTCCCCGAAGAAACCTCATTCATCTACAGAGAGTCTCAGtaaaaaaggaagcacaaCAAAACTATCCCGCCACGAAACGAAGGAAACTTCGGGACCGTCTGAAGAAACAGTCACTACAGTTTACGACAACGGAGGTATCGAAACGTACGTGCTCAAGCTCGATCAGTACACCCAAACCAATTTGGAAGATGAAAACCTTACACTGGCAGAGTATTTGGAGAAATATGACAAACAACATTGCAATGGAACGGCTGTGGGTGAGGCCGAAGAGGGGAAAAATCCACCAATAGAGGGTAATGTGACCAACGATGTCGTTGTGGACGAAAAAAAGCAGAGTCTCACTGGCGATCCAAAAAGCGAGCAGGTTGGATCCAGAGGCTCGTCAAAGAATGTTTCCGTAGTAAACATGTCTGCAGCACTGAAACCAACTTCACAGCGTGTGGGATCGCACGCGAAAACGTTCACGGTACCGAAAACAGTTGCAGCTCGCGGGAACGTCGTTCGTCCACCGGTCCAAACGGGATTGGTTCGCAAATCGGCCACGGTTACCAGTATGTCCCAATCAAGCGCTAAAATAGCTGCAAATTTGCCAGTCAAAAGTGCCACAGTGTCCAGCATATTGTCGAACAATTCCTTGGCAAGGAATAAAAACGGTATCAAACAACCCTATGCTTTGAAGCCTTGCTCAGTGTCGAGAACGCAGCCGGGAAGTAATGCGTCGGCAGGGATTGCATCAAAACTAGCAGTTCGCTCAAAAACGATGATAGAAGTTACGTGTAACGGCCGAATGAATCGCGCTTTTGCTTTTACAAACAAGGCACGGGACGATTTAAAGGGACGCTCAGCGACGAAACTTTCGTTCGAAGCGAACCGATCGAAAGAAGACGTTTATAGTTCTAGCTCAACGTTAAAAGCTTCCACTGATCGGTTAGGTTCACGGAATTCGATTGCTAGTGGCCATACAGTGAAGCCAGCATTACCGGCCCCAGCGAAAGGTAGTGATCGTCGCTCGGAACCAAAATCTTTACCATCGAACGATACGACCAATAACGATGGTTGGTATACGGTTAAAACGAAACGTCGATCTAGTTTGCTTTGGGCGACTCGATTCAATCAGCCCACCGGTTATGCAAGCTTACCTACGCTGGCACTGTTGGATGAAAACGCCAATAATGACATCACAGAGGTGGAAAAACCCGATTCACAgaccccaaaacaaaacgcgaAAATAAACGAACTGGGCAATGAAATCAATCATACGCAACGGTCATCAAAGCGTGCGATGGAAAAGTCATCCAAACCTGCCTTACCAACTAGGGGCGGCACTGTATCGTCGAGGTGCAATGGACCGTCGGCACTTTCGACTTATACGTCttcgaaaattgtgaaaccaCCTGCCACGACTCAGCATCAAAAACCAAACTCTCCCCAAACGACAAGCGCGGGAACCAAAACACAACAGCTAATGGTGTCTACGAGTCGTGTATCTGTTTCGAGGCAAAAATCCGATTTAACTGGGTTAAAGTTGAAAACATTACACAAAGAGTTTTTACGtagtgaaaaattaaaatccaaaaactcCGATCTACAAGAGCCTGTGCCGAATGATGATGTCCAGCCGGTGAATGATAACGTTCGTTTCAGTGCGCAATGTTTAGATTCAGCTATTTCGGATGGAGATAGTCTTGGCCATCTAAACATGGTTGATATGAATATTCAGACGAACATAAATACTACAGCTATCGACAGCTTGTATGCGAGTTGTTTCGGCGAATCTGCCGAGTTGATGTATGGCGCGAAGAAAGCTGTCCCTCATTATGTCGATATTACCAATAGTCAGTGTACCAGTGATGATCAAGAAGAACAGGAACGTGATGATATGGAAAGTGATGAAGACCAGCGGAAGCTGTTAGAGGAGCAGGAAAGCTTAGAAGCTCAAATACGGGAACTGGAAAATACAGGTGAGTTAATTTTATTCGCCGAATGTCTGGGTTTGTTGAAATGCATAATATGGTTGTTGATGTAATGTTGATGTAATTACAGAAATTGACTTCGACACTGAAACCGATGAGACCGATTGTGAGGCGATTATAGACTTCGAGGACACAGATACTACCGTTGAAAGTGGTACGGAGCGTTCAAATGATTGTACGGCTATGGGTGGCGAGAACGATGAAGAAATCACACTGGAAGCGCGCTACGAACACGTGCTAGCGGGCATGAATTGGATTGACCGAGCCCGAACGCTCGACACACTCAAGGCTATCGTCGCACGCCATCCTGGTCGTGCTCAGCAGTTGCACGCCAAGCTGTCAAGCCCCTCCCGGAGGCGCTCATTGCACGAAACGTTGAAAAAGTATCAAGCCAAACAAGCGCGAGCGTTGGAAAAGCGGCAAGCTTTGCAGAAAGAAAAGGCACTAAAAATTCAGCATTTACTAGCACGCGTGGAAGATGTGAAAGCTGCCAAACATTGTTTGATAGAAAAGAAACGGCTTCGGATGGAGGAAAGACTGCAAAGGGCGGCTGAAAATCGGACGCAGTATCTAaaggataaaattaaaaaggcACACGACGAGGAGGAAAAGCTGAGGGAGATTGCGTTTATTAAAAACCTAGAGGCGCAAAACAAGCGACTCGATTTCCTGGAATCCTGCAAGGAGCAAGAAGTGCGGTTGCAGGACCTAGAAACGGAGCGACAGAAACGGGCGGAGGAAAAAGCAGCGAAAGAAGCGGCAGTCGAGCGACGTCGGCAGGAGATCGAACAGGAGCGTCAAAAGAAGCTGCAGCAGATGAGTGAAAATCGTCGTGAGCGTGAGAAGCGGGTAGGAAAAATGCAGGAACAGAAAGAACGGCAGCGCCAAGCATTGGCACGTGAGAAGGCACGTGACCGGGAGGAGCGTTTGCTGGCACTGCAACAACAGAAGCTGGCAACGGCAGAAGAATTGCAAAGAAAGATCATTCAGAAGCAACAGGAGTCGGCCCGCCGACATGAagaaaacattgaacaaaTTCGTCAACGAGCAGTTGAGCTAGCGACCATCCCTAGTCGCAGCGCGGACGAACTGAGAAATGATGAGCAGGACGAAGAAAATTCCAGTATAAGCGAAAAAGATAGTGTGCACGACAGTGGATCGAACTTATTGCCCAAAATTAACAAGAAACGAGTGAAAAAGTTGCGTCAAAAGTTGGCAACGATGGCAGAAGAATATCTTAACGAACTTAATCCTTTGGCTCCGTCGATACGCAAACAGAGCCAGGTGCCTCGTTTGTTAAGCACTATCGCAAAAGGCGGTAGCGGTGTGCTGGGTGTAGAACGGCCGATCGGTCAACTTTTACGGTTGATAGCTAAAGCAGAGGTGTCCGATTTTCAGTCATTGTGGCTGTTGGATGGTTTAAGTACGATTGCAACCGTAATAGAAAATGGGCTAACTCCTGGTACGGATGTGTCAAAAAAGTGAGTATTTTTGCTATGCCTTGTAGCGAAAAGCCTACAGGA encodes the following:
- the LOC126565491 gene encoding uncharacterized protein LOC126565491, which encodes MAETKYSCHISNLKELKDKMSTMYKIQSDEQQQEIPSQWETIYCNVKSVIDQLKIHNLKAQGLQHTEPWSEKDMVNLIKILELTYTCLKDCGYINQFTEVHDEMSKASSTTAQQPTFGEQMAKLKQQIDLVSFEVTKLRKVKEALDNIYSNYNMELAVSSSEQNNEEEADDVFN
- the LOC126563796 gene encoding S phase cyclin A-associated protein in the endoplasmic reticulum — protein: MDNRKYFNQEGKEAKNFYHLSDGGESLRSPPKRPPIGVRPRCLQSHVSQRQKSLTKSGPRVRSASTGRDKKSELQARYWAFLFGNLERSVNEIYLTVECYENLSSCKEAILVLENYIRDFKALAEWFKVSWDYEATPLPQRPHSLAWEVRKSNPVPRVRKQLSSPGMSGKSSPSFSGKNSPCPVAEESGRISSPKKPHSSTESLSKKGSTTKLSRHETKETSGPSEETVTTVYDNGGIETYVLKLDQYTQTNLEDENLTLAEYLEKYDKQHCNGTAVGEAEEGKNPPIEGNVTNDVVVDEKKQSLTGDPKSEQVGSRGSSKNVSVVNMSAALKPTSQRVGSHAKTFTVPKTVAARGNVVRPPVQTGLVRKSATVTSMSQSSAKIAANLPVKSATVSSILSNNSLARNKNGIKQPYALKPCSVSRTQPGSNASAGIASKLAVRSKTMIEVTCNGRMNRAFAFTNKARDDLKGRSATKLSFEANRSKEDVYSSSSTLKASTDRLGSRNSIASGHTVKPALPAPAKGSDRRSEPKSLPSNDTTNNDGWYTVKTKRRSSLLWATRFNQPTGYASLPTLALLDENANNDITEVEKPDSQTPKQNAKINELGNEINHTQRSSKRAMEKSSKPALPTRGGTVSSRCNGPSALSTYTSSKIVKPPATTQHQKPNSPQTTSAGTKTQQLMVSTSRVSVSRQKSDLTGLKLKTLHKEFLRSEKLKSKNSDLQEPVPNDDVQPVNDNVRFSAQCLDSAISDGDSLGHLNMVDMNIQTNINTTAIDSLYASCFGESAELMYGAKKAVPHYVDITNSQCTSDDQEEQERDDMESDEDQRKLLEEQESLEAQIRELENTEIDFDTETDETDCEAIIDFEDTDTTVESGTERSNDCTAMGGENDEEITLEARYEHVLAGMNWIDRARTLDTLKAIVARHPGRAQQLHAKLSSPSRRRSLHETLKKYQAKQARALEKRQALQKEKALKIQHLLARVEDVKAAKHCLIEKKRLRMEERLQRAAENRTQYLKDKIKKAHDEEEKLREIAFIKNLEAQNKRLDFLESCKEQEVRLQDLETERQKRAEEKAAKEAAVERRRQEIEQERQKKLQQMSENRREREKRVGKMQEQKERQRQALAREKARDREERLLALQQQKLATAEELQRKIIQKQQESARRHEENIEQIRQRAVELATIPSRSADELRNDEQDEENSSISEKDSVHDSGSNLLPKINKKRVKKLRQKLATMAEEYLNELNPLAPSIRKQSQVPRLLSTIAKGGSGVLGVERPIGQLLRLIAKAEVSDFQSLWLLDGLSTIATVIENGLTPGTDVSKKAVVLSVQLYRNACTLCPQISRHAVLGGSVLVLLNALLISLKTPEEKNCLFPVELSTELILACTVALLPTSPSTKQVTHPKVAERLPDLLSYIVSIGLVESLVRRIDKVHESIENQTSLVLSLLASLGLLTKLVEICPKGPDITKLMLTAQTTEMFGTISLLYAAVVPIGESIPPRTTSLAAATFNLLVTFANLNVEAFQAVLIEQNLSLKFLDVISILLQYCVPKADVKSETQTVIIDLIATLGFFCANNKINQDLLTSDQYMCVIKNFAKLPKQFDVITYPTLVTIIHDNPSARVVVGRDFNVELLEEFRRSDMAKKNRIVSLLV